Proteins found in one Aspergillus chevalieri M1 DNA, chromosome 2, nearly complete sequence genomic segment:
- a CDS encoding uncharacterized protein (TransMembrane:1 (o239-261i)): MREEKRSCDSSSIASFFLPNGVHLNRTITSSSLVSTGTGTKPRPGIKNYGESVLLNRSIISISQEAPSSSATANHCSLYWCINTYSTSVKDNKVKETLLDTYHDAGARYYLGHLDLLLPAKGNSSASIFTVEDDASKPLTQWLVDKLQFNNTPPVWCSPRGTSMLEKSKETEFVQVLLNASIPDSFSKIAAGITKHVRSETSKFQESAIGSSGIEWNYSPLEPARGTSWTVQTQLHVRWAWITLPVVLAILTMIFLLMTALQSRKRGLDVWKSSTIPLLYSGLNPGIQRELRAVVDPMQTEGLACRVRVWLLKPENTSETWRLDAMDSMKRSNDVWHEISTST, from the coding sequence ATGAGGGAAGAAAAGCGATCGTGTGATTCATCATCGATTGCCAGCTTCTTCCTGCCCAATGGCGTGCACCTGAATAGGACCATCACATCCTCAAGCTTGGTTTCGACTGGTACGGGAACGAAACCTCGCCCTGGTATTAAGAACTATGGTGAAAGTGTCCTTCTGAATCGTTCAATTATTAGTATTTCTCAGGAAGCACCCTCGTCCAGTGCGACTGCCAATCATTGCTCATTGTACTGGTGCATCAACACATATTCCACCAGCGTGAAAGACAACAAAGTGAAAGAGACCCTGCTGGATACCTACCATGATGCAGGGGCTCGGTACTATCTAGGGCACCTTGACCTACTCCTACCAGCCAAGGGAAACTCATCAGCATCCATCTTCACTGTCGAGGATGACGCCTCCAAGCCTCTCACCCAATGGCTTGTTGATAAACTTCAGTTCAACAATACCCCTCCAGTTTGGTGTAGTCCGCGTGGCACAAGCATGTTGGAAAAATCAAAAGAAACCGAGTTCGTCCAAGTTCTGTTAAATGCCTCCATTCCTGATTCCTTCAGCAAGATTGCGGCAGGGATCACAAAACATGTGCGAAGCGAAACAAGCAAATTCCAGGAATCAGCGATTGGAAGTTCCGGAATAGAATGGAACTACTCACCTCTCGAACCTGCGCGTGGGACATCTTGGACCGTGCAGACCCAGCTCCACGTCCGCTGGGCGTGGATAACACTTCCTGTCGTGTTAGCAATCTTGACCAtgatcttcctcctcatgaCTGCATTGCAAAGCAGGAAAAGGGGTCTGGATGTCTGGAAGTCGTCGACTATCCCGCTTCTTTATTCAGGGTTGAACCCAGGCATTCAGCGAGAACTACGGGCGGTTGTTGATCCGATGCAGACGGAAGGTCTTGCATGTCGAGTACGCGTGTGGCTTCTCAAGCCTGAGAATACCAGTGAGACATGGCGACTTGATGCAATGGACAGCATGAAGCGTTCGAATGATGTTTGGCATGAAATATCAACATCTACTTAG